Proteins encoded together in one Streptomyces umbrinus window:
- a CDS encoding DUF5709 domain-containing protein, with amino-acid sequence MDSADGWGDDVYQPDGSEVQDDAGLLDAEDTLESDGVDDPLDRGWSPPERPWAVERNDVTAAERHRGETLDERLLEEVPEIAAPDGDGIGDCPDSDGEPLDNEVGDLRSGRLVAPNEGAHEDGESGLIATDVGIDGAAASAEEAAMHIVDEDSPYG; translated from the coding sequence GTGGACAGCGCCGACGGTTGGGGAGACGACGTCTACCAGCCCGACGGATCCGAGGTTCAGGACGACGCGGGGCTGCTCGACGCCGAGGACACCTTGGAATCCGACGGCGTGGACGATCCTCTGGACCGGGGCTGGTCACCACCGGAGCGACCGTGGGCGGTGGAGCGCAACGACGTGACCGCCGCCGAGCGGCATCGAGGCGAGACCCTGGACGAGCGCCTTCTGGAAGAGGTCCCGGAGATCGCGGCGCCGGACGGTGACGGCATCGGAGACTGCCCGGACTCGGACGGCGAACCCCTGGACAACGAGGTGGGCGACCTCCGCTCCGGCCGTCTCGTGGCGCCGAACGAAGGAGCGCACGAGGATGGGGAGAGCGGCCTGATCGCCACCGACGTGGGGATCGACGGCGCCGCGGCCTCGGCGGAAGAGGCCGCCATGCACATCGTCGACGAGGACTCCCCGTACGGCTGA
- a CDS encoding ABC transporter ATP-binding protein, with the protein MIGVAPPAYDPAAPTTAETLPVGAPATVRAYVAELFQRHRRAFLLLITVNTVAVIASMVGPYLLGSLVQRVSDGTAAALELHMERTAAPFVLALVVQAVFVRQVRLRGAMLGERMLADLREDFLVRSVGLPPGVLERAGTGDLLSRITTDIDRLANAMREAVPQLAIGVVWVALLLGGLAVTAPPLAPAVLVAVPILVVGCRWYFKRAPSGYRSEAAGYAAVAAVLSETVDAGRTIEAHRLSERRIALSDRRVQEWTAWERYTLWLRSVLFPVINLTHVTVLGSVLMIGGYFVLQGWIGVGQLTTGALIAQMLVDPVGLILRWYDELQVAQVSLARLVGVRDIEPDAGDASLAPEGRDVHADGVHFGYRAGVDVLRKVTLEVAPGTRLALVGPSGAGKSTLGRLLAGIYAPRAGRITLGGAELSRMSAERVRSHVALVNQEHHVFVGALRDNLLLARTEADDAELWAALGAVDANGWARALDDGLDTEVGSGGLALTPAQAQQIALARLVLADPHTLVLDEATSLLDPRAARHLERSLARVLDGRTVVAIAHRLHTAHDADVIAVVENGRISELGSHDQLVAANGAYAALWRSWHG; encoded by the coding sequence ATGATCGGCGTGGCGCCACCGGCCTACGACCCGGCGGCCCCAACGACCGCAGAGACCCTGCCCGTCGGCGCCCCCGCGACCGTACGCGCCTACGTGGCCGAACTGTTCCAACGGCATCGCCGGGCCTTCCTGCTGCTCATCACCGTCAACACGGTCGCCGTCATCGCCTCGATGGTGGGCCCCTATCTGCTGGGGTCGCTCGTCCAGCGCGTCTCCGACGGCACGGCGGCGGCACTCGAACTGCACATGGAGCGCACCGCCGCGCCGTTCGTCCTCGCCCTCGTCGTCCAGGCCGTGTTCGTACGCCAGGTGCGGCTGCGGGGCGCGATGCTCGGCGAGCGGATGCTGGCCGACCTGCGCGAGGACTTCCTCGTACGGTCGGTGGGGCTGCCGCCGGGCGTTCTGGAGCGGGCCGGGACGGGCGATCTGCTGTCCCGGATCACCACGGACATCGACCGGCTGGCCAACGCCATGCGCGAGGCCGTGCCGCAGCTGGCCATCGGTGTGGTGTGGGTGGCGCTGCTGCTCGGCGGACTCGCCGTGACCGCGCCGCCGCTCGCGCCTGCCGTGCTGGTCGCCGTCCCGATCCTGGTGGTCGGCTGCCGCTGGTACTTCAAGCGCGCGCCGTCCGGCTACCGCTCCGAGGCCGCCGGTTACGCCGCGGTGGCCGCCGTGCTCTCGGAGACCGTGGACGCCGGCCGCACGATCGAGGCGCACCGCCTGAGCGAGCGCCGCATCGCGCTGTCGGACCGGCGGGTCCAGGAGTGGACCGCCTGGGAGCGCTACACCCTGTGGCTGCGCTCGGTGCTCTTCCCGGTCATCAACCTCACCCATGTCACGGTCCTCGGCTCGGTCCTGATGATCGGCGGGTACTTCGTCCTCCAGGGCTGGATCGGGGTGGGGCAGCTGACGACGGGCGCCCTGATCGCGCAGATGCTCGTCGACCCGGTGGGTCTGATCCTGCGCTGGTACGACGAGCTCCAGGTGGCCCAGGTCTCGCTGGCCCGGCTGGTCGGCGTCCGCGACATCGAGCCGGACGCCGGTGACGCGTCGCTGGCCCCCGAAGGACGGGACGTGCACGCCGACGGGGTGCACTTCGGCTACCGCGCGGGCGTCGACGTGCTGCGCAAGGTCACCCTGGAGGTCGCGCCGGGCACCCGGCTGGCCCTGGTCGGCCCGTCCGGCGCGGGCAAGTCCACGCTGGGCAGGCTGCTCGCCGGGATCTACGCACCCCGGGCCGGCCGGATCACCCTGGGCGGCGCCGAACTGTCCCGGATGTCCGCCGAACGGGTCCGCTCCCATGTGGCGCTGGTCAACCAGGAACACCACGTGTTCGTGGGCGCCCTGCGCGACAACCTGCTCCTCGCCCGCACGGAGGCCGACGACGCCGAACTGTGGGCCGCCCTCGGCGCGGTCGACGCCAACGGCTGGGCGCGGGCGCTGGACGACGGCCTGGACACCGAGGTCGGCTCGGGCGGGCTCGCCCTCACCCCGGCGCAGGCGCAGCAGATCGCGCTCGCCCGGCTGGTGCTCGCCGATCCGCACACGCTGGTCCTGGACGAGGCCACCTCGCTCCTCGACCCGCGCGCGGCCCGGCATCTGGAGCGCTCCCTGGCCCGCGTCCTGGACGGCCGCACCGTGGTCGCCATCGCACATCGGCTGCACACCGCCCACGACGCGGACGTCATCGCGGTCGTCGAGAACGGCCGCATCAGCGAGCTGGGCAGCCATGATCAACTGGTCGCCGCGAACGGCGCGTACGCGGCACTGTGGCGGTCCTGGCACGGGTGA